In the Elioraea tepida genome, one interval contains:
- a CDS encoding error-prone DNA polymerase, translated as MSEAAYAALQALSNFSFLEGASHPDELVLAAKALGLAALAITDVNSVAGLVRGHLAAKAQGLRFIPGATLRLADGTAFLCYPADRAAWGRLSRLLSRGKRAAPKGQCRIGRDDLLAHAEGQVLVALPPETPDAAFAARLAADRDALARVTALPLLLGAAVRQAGDDQRRLDTLADLAASLGTPLVALGDVRYHSPARRPLADVLTAIRLRCTVETLGLAAEANAERHLKSPAAMAALFARHPDALARTLEVAEVCRFSLDELRYEYPDEIVTPGMTAQQTLVERTWAGAAERWPGGVPAEVRARLEHELALIDQLNYAPYFLTVHEIVRFARSRGILCQGRGSAANSAVCYVLGITAVDPSKHDLLFERFVSAARDEPPDIDVDFEHERREEVIQWIYDRYGRHRAGLAATVIHWRQRLAIREVGRAMGLSEDITGRIADATWGPGRESSLAEQAAALGLDVADPRLALTLALAEELTGFPRHLSQHVGGFVITRGPLIELCPVANAAMEGRTTIEWDKDDLERLGMLKVDVLALGMLSCVRKAFDLIAAHHGKRYDLATVPPEDKAVYAMLSRADSLGVFQVESRAQMAMLPRLKPATFYDLVIQVAIVRPGPIQGDMVHPYLRRRNGEEPVSYPSAALEAVLGRTLGVPLFQEQAMKIAIVAAGFSAEEADRLRRAMATFRKVGIIGEFRDKMIAGMVERGYDRDFAERCFRQIEGFGTYGFPESHAASFALLVYVSAWIKCHYPAAFACALLNSQPMGFYAPAQIVRDAQNHGVIVRGVDVNASLWDCTLEPCGDSAGGVALRLGLRMVKGLAEHDARTLAAARAAGNGRPFESLEEVARRAGLGRAPLERLAEADAFASLGLSRRAALWQAQAIGEPPPLFAAADGDLFAEAAPALALATLGEEVVGDYAALALSLKAHPLTLLRRDLAALGCADTRALAAARPGARVRLAGLVLVRQRPGSAKGVVFVTLEDEHGQANLVVMPPVLARFRAAIVGARLMLADGIVERQDYGAAPIIHLRAKRVEDRSDLLATLHARGAEGRVWDRALARADEVKAPQREARSQPRGHPRDQARFDPKRFLPGSRDFR; from the coding sequence GTGAGCGAGGCCGCTTACGCCGCGCTGCAGGCGCTCTCGAACTTCTCCTTTCTCGAGGGCGCCTCGCACCCGGACGAGCTCGTGCTCGCGGCCAAGGCGCTCGGCCTCGCCGCGCTTGCGATCACCGACGTCAACAGCGTCGCCGGGCTCGTGCGCGGCCACCTCGCGGCGAAGGCGCAAGGGCTGCGGTTCATTCCGGGGGCGACGCTTCGGCTCGCCGATGGCACGGCCTTCCTCTGCTACCCGGCGGACCGCGCCGCCTGGGGCAGGCTCTCGCGCCTGCTCTCGCGCGGCAAGCGTGCCGCGCCGAAGGGCCAGTGCCGGATCGGGCGCGACGACCTGCTCGCCCATGCCGAGGGGCAGGTGCTCGTCGCCCTGCCGCCCGAGACGCCCGATGCCGCCTTCGCCGCGCGTCTTGCCGCCGACCGCGATGCGCTCGCCCGCGTCACCGCCTTGCCGCTTCTGCTCGGCGCCGCCGTCCGCCAGGCGGGCGACGACCAGCGCCGCCTCGATACGCTCGCCGATCTCGCCGCCTCCCTCGGCACCCCGCTCGTCGCGCTCGGCGACGTGCGCTACCACAGCCCCGCACGCCGCCCGCTCGCCGATGTGCTCACCGCCATAAGGCTGCGCTGCACCGTCGAGACGCTCGGGCTCGCGGCGGAGGCGAATGCCGAGCGTCATCTCAAGTCCCCAGCGGCGATGGCCGCCCTGTTCGCGCGCCACCCCGACGCGCTCGCCCGCACCCTTGAGGTCGCCGAGGTCTGCCGCTTCTCGCTCGACGAGCTGCGCTACGAATACCCCGACGAGATCGTCACCCCGGGGATGACGGCGCAGCAGACCCTCGTCGAGCGCACCTGGGCGGGTGCGGCCGAGCGCTGGCCGGGGGGCGTGCCGGCCGAGGTGCGCGCCCGCCTCGAGCACGAGCTCGCGCTCATCGACCAGCTCAACTACGCCCCCTATTTCCTCACCGTGCACGAGATCGTCCGCTTCGCCCGCAGCCGGGGGATCCTCTGCCAGGGCCGCGGCTCGGCCGCCAACTCGGCCGTCTGCTACGTTCTCGGAATCACCGCCGTCGACCCCTCGAAGCACGACCTCCTGTTCGAGCGCTTCGTCTCGGCCGCACGCGACGAACCCCCCGACATCGACGTCGATTTCGAGCACGAGCGTCGCGAGGAGGTGATCCAGTGGATCTACGACCGCTATGGCCGCCACCGTGCCGGGCTCGCCGCCACCGTCATCCACTGGCGCCAGCGCCTCGCGATCCGCGAGGTCGGACGCGCCATGGGGCTGTCTGAGGACATCACCGGGCGGATCGCCGACGCGACCTGGGGGCCGGGACGCGAGTCCTCGCTCGCCGAGCAGGCCGCCGCGCTCGGCCTCGACGTGGCCGACCCGCGCCTTGCCCTGACGCTCGCCCTTGCCGAGGAGCTCACGGGCTTCCCGCGCCACCTCTCGCAGCATGTCGGCGGGTTCGTCATCACGCGCGGCCCGCTGATCGAGCTCTGCCCCGTCGCCAATGCCGCGATGGAGGGGCGCACCACCATCGAGTGGGACAAGGACGACCTCGAACGCCTCGGCATGCTGAAGGTGGATGTGCTCGCTCTCGGCATGCTCAGCTGCGTGCGCAAGGCCTTCGACCTGATCGCCGCGCATCACGGGAAACGATACGACCTCGCGACCGTTCCGCCCGAGGACAAGGCGGTCTATGCCATGCTCTCGCGCGCCGACTCCTTGGGCGTGTTCCAGGTGGAGAGCCGGGCGCAGATGGCGATGCTGCCGCGGCTCAAGCCCGCCACCTTCTACGACCTCGTGATCCAGGTCGCGATCGTCCGACCGGGGCCGATCCAGGGCGACATGGTCCACCCCTATCTGCGCCGGCGGAACGGCGAGGAGCCGGTGAGCTACCCCTCCGCCGCTCTCGAGGCGGTGCTCGGGCGCACGCTCGGCGTGCCGCTGTTCCAGGAGCAGGCGATGAAGATCGCGATCGTCGCCGCCGGCTTCTCTGCCGAGGAGGCCGATCGGCTGCGCCGGGCGATGGCGACGTTCCGCAAGGTTGGCATCATCGGCGAGTTCCGCGACAAGATGATCGCGGGCATGGTCGAGCGCGGCTACGACCGCGACTTCGCCGAGCGCTGCTTCCGCCAGATCGAGGGCTTCGGCACCTATGGCTTCCCCGAGAGCCACGCCGCCTCCTTCGCCCTGCTCGTCTACGTCTCGGCCTGGATCAAGTGCCACTACCCGGCCGCCTTCGCCTGCGCGCTTCTCAACAGCCAGCCGATGGGGTTCTACGCGCCGGCGCAGATCGTGCGCGATGCCCAGAACCACGGCGTCATCGTGCGCGGGGTGGACGTCAACGCGAGCCTCTGGGACTGCACGCTCGAGCCCTGCGGCGACAGTGCGGGCGGGGTGGCGCTTCGCCTCGGCCTGCGCATGGTCAAGGGGCTCGCCGAGCATGACGCGCGAACGCTCGCAGCGGCGCGCGCTGCTGGAAACGGGCGGCCTTTCGAGAGCCTCGAGGAGGTCGCCCGGCGCGCCGGGCTCGGCCGCGCGCCGCTCGAACGTCTCGCCGAGGCGGATGCCTTCGCCTCGCTCGGCCTGTCGCGCCGCGCGGCGCTGTGGCAGGCGCAGGCGATCGGGGAACCGCCGCCGCTGTTTGCCGCCGCCGACGGCGATCTCTTCGCCGAAGCAGCACCTGCGCTCGCGCTCGCCACGCTCGGCGAGGAGGTGGTGGGCGACTATGCCGCGCTCGCGCTGTCGCTCAAGGCGCACCCGCTTACGCTGCTGCGGCGGGATCTCGCGGCGCTCGGCTGCGCGGACACGCGCGCGCTCGCCGCCGCACGGCCGGGGGCGCGGGTGCGTCTTGCCGGGCTCGTTCTCGTCCGACAACGGCCAGGCAGCGCCAAGGGCGTGGTGTTCGTCACCCTCGAGGACGAGCACGGCCAGGCGAATCTCGTCGTCATGCCGCCGGTGCTCGCGCGGTTCCGCGCCGCGATCGTCGGCGCGCGCCTGATGCTCGCCGACGGAATCGTCGAGCGTCAGGACTATGGCGCCGCTCCCATCATCCACCTCCGCGCCAAGCGGGTCGAGGACCGCTCGGACCTGCTCGCGACGCTGCATGCGCGGGGCGCCGAAGGTAGGGTGTGGGACCGCGCGCTCGCCCGCGCCGACGAGGTGAAGGCGCCGCAGCGCGAGGCGCGCAGCCAGCCGCGCGGCCACCCGCGCGACCAGGCGCGGTTCGACCCGAAGCGGTTCCTCCCCGGCAGCCGGGATTTCAGGTAG
- a CDS encoding M20 family metallo-hydrolase, translating into MAGGVAAAVAAVSEARLWQRLMEMAEIGGFIGDGGHHGVNRPCLTPLDREARRLLISWARRAGAAVSVDPAANLFLRLEGEDPSLAPVLTGSHMDTQPQGGRFDGIYGVLAGLEAIEAIAAAGVRPRRAIEVVAWTNEEGGRFAPGCTGSMSFTGFKPMSAFDDLVDRDGIRYADALAEQLAAEADLPRRPLGYTPHAYLEAHIEQGPRLEAEGKEIGVVTGIQGSRWFTVSVEGRTDHAGTTPLRLRRDSVQDMLRAIGALNTLMHDPADVLRFTVGSIRVEPGTSNSVARKAEFTIDFRHPDKEVLLARGDAIAGVVQASMTSCTATVEERFRALPVEFGERVPGVVAAAAEAQGLTSLRLPSGAFHDAQFLVPLCPTGMLFIPCRGGVSHHPSEYAGPDACAKGARVLAEALLALANG; encoded by the coding sequence ATGGCGGGTGGCGTGGCGGCGGCGGTCGCGGCGGTCAGCGAGGCGCGGCTGTGGCAGCGGCTGATGGAGATGGCCGAGATCGGCGGCTTCATCGGCGATGGCGGGCACCATGGCGTCAATCGCCCCTGCCTGACCCCGCTCGATCGCGAGGCGCGCCGGCTCCTGATCTCTTGGGCGCGGCGCGCGGGTGCCGCCGTGTCGGTCGATCCGGCGGCGAACCTGTTCCTCCGCCTCGAGGGGGAGGACCCGTCTCTCGCCCCTGTCCTGACCGGAAGCCACATGGACACCCAGCCGCAGGGCGGGCGGTTCGACGGCATCTACGGCGTCCTCGCCGGGCTCGAGGCGATCGAGGCGATCGCCGCGGCAGGGGTGCGGCCGAGGCGCGCGATCGAGGTCGTGGCCTGGACCAACGAGGAAGGGGGCCGCTTCGCACCGGGCTGCACTGGCTCGATGAGCTTCACGGGCTTCAAGCCGATGAGCGCGTTCGACGATCTCGTCGACCGCGACGGCATCCGCTACGCTGATGCGCTGGCGGAACAGCTCGCTGCCGAAGCGGACCTGCCCCGGAGGCCGCTCGGCTACACCCCGCACGCCTATCTCGAGGCGCATATCGAGCAGGGCCCACGGCTCGAGGCGGAGGGGAAGGAGATCGGCGTCGTCACGGGAATCCAGGGCTCGCGCTGGTTCACCGTCTCCGTCGAGGGGCGGACGGACCATGCCGGCACCACGCCTTTGCGCCTCAGACGCGATTCGGTGCAGGACATGCTCCGTGCGATCGGCGCGCTGAACACGCTGATGCACGACCCGGCGGATGTGCTCCGCTTCACCGTCGGCTCGATCCGGGTGGAGCCGGGCACCTCGAACAGCGTGGCGCGCAAGGCGGAGTTCACGATCGACTTCCGCCACCCGGACAAGGAGGTGCTGCTTGCCCGAGGCGATGCGATCGCAGGCGTGGTGCAGGCGTCGATGACCAGCTGCACGGCGACGGTCGAGGAACGCTTCCGCGCCCTGCCGGTCGAGTTCGGGGAGCGCGTTCCGGGAGTGGTCGCGGCGGCTGCCGAGGCGCAGGGGCTGACTTCGCTCAGGCTTCCCTCGGGCGCATTCCACGACGCGCAGTTCCTCGTGCCGCTGTGTCCTACGGGGATGCTCTTTATCCCCTGCCGCGGCGGCGTCTCGCACCACCCGTCCGAGTACGCCGGGCCCGACGCCTGCGCGAAGGGCGCCCGCGTGCTCGCCGAGGCGCTGCTTGCGCTCGCAAACGGCTGA
- a CDS encoding YgaP family membrane protein, translating into MTKNMGTLDRGLRVAVGGLLVALAATGTVGVWGWIGVVPLATAAIGWCPAYTLLGIRTCPAP; encoded by the coding sequence ATGACGAAGAACATGGGCACGCTCGACCGTGGCCTGCGCGTCGCCGTGGGCGGGCTTCTCGTCGCGCTCGCGGCGACCGGAACGGTCGGCGTCTGGGGCTGGATCGGCGTCGTGCCGCTGGCGACGGCAGCGATCGGCTGGTGCCCGGCCTACACGCTCCTCGGAATCCGCACCTGCCCCGCTCCGTAG
- a CDS encoding Y-family DNA polymerase → MAEGRRHLALWFPRLATDRLIRRDPALARASLILWAQEGPRRLVTAAAAGVPVVPGTPLADALAATPGLLCLPADPAADSALLASLAAWCLCVTPLAAPSPPDGIALDITGCAHLKGGEAGLLTWLTARLRTAGFAVRGAIATTALGAAALARGGEDGTIVTTAAEQAAVLQTLPVAALRPGAETLAAAARLGLRTVGDLARQPRGPLARRLGPALLGLLDQALGRADAPITPLRPTPPARAVLDCPEPILTAEAIGAGLSALMAELCGDLAKAGLGARRLTLSCHRTDATVQRIGVGTSTPSRDPAHLARLLAARIERIDPGFGIEQLVLAAEVVEPLGARQGGFAGSAAEAASRREELGRLLDRLRERLGPRAVRRLDPFPSHWPEQAVCVADPASTPRPAPQGWAAKPRPVRLARRPRPVAAVSLLPEGPPIRLGARRVVAAEGPERLLPAWWKPGKQPGARDYWRVETEDGRRLWVFAERGEGAPAWFLHGWFA, encoded by the coding sequence ATGGCTGAGGGCCGCCGCCATCTCGCCCTGTGGTTCCCCCGCCTTGCCACCGACAGGCTGATCCGGCGCGACCCGGCGCTCGCTCGCGCCTCCCTGATCCTCTGGGCGCAGGAGGGACCCCGGCGCCTCGTCACCGCTGCCGCAGCGGGCGTTCCGGTCGTGCCCGGAACGCCGCTTGCCGATGCGCTCGCCGCCACGCCTGGGCTTCTCTGCCTGCCGGCCGACCCGGCGGCCGATTCGGCCCTGCTTGCCTCCCTTGCCGCCTGGTGCCTCTGCGTTACCCCCCTCGCCGCTCCGTCCCCGCCGGACGGGATCGCGCTCGACATCACCGGCTGCGCCCATCTCAAGGGAGGCGAGGCGGGGCTGCTCACCTGGCTCACGGCGCGGCTGCGCACGGCCGGTTTCGCGGTGCGCGGCGCGATCGCCACAACCGCGCTCGGCGCCGCTGCGCTTGCCCGGGGCGGAGAGGACGGGACGATCGTCACCACCGCCGCGGAACAGGCCGCAGTCCTGCAGACGCTGCCGGTCGCCGCCCTCAGGCCCGGCGCGGAGACTCTGGCGGCAGCGGCGCGTCTCGGCCTGCGCACGGTGGGTGACCTTGCCCGCCAGCCGCGCGGCCCCCTCGCCCGACGCCTCGGCCCCGCCCTGCTCGGGCTGCTCGACCAGGCACTCGGCCGCGCCGATGCCCCGATCACGCCGCTCCGCCCCACCCCGCCCGCACGCGCGGTGCTCGACTGCCCCGAACCCATCCTGACGGCGGAGGCGATCGGCGCGGGGCTCTCGGCGCTGATGGCCGAGCTCTGCGGCGATCTCGCCAAGGCAGGGCTCGGGGCGCGGCGTCTCACCCTCTCCTGCCACCGCACGGATGCGACGGTGCAGCGGATCGGCGTCGGCACCAGCACGCCAAGCCGCGATCCTGCGCATCTCGCCCGCCTGCTCGCGGCGCGGATCGAGCGGATCGACCCCGGCTTCGGAATCGAGCAGCTCGTGCTCGCCGCCGAGGTGGTCGAGCCGCTCGGCGCAAGGCAAGGCGGGTTCGCGGGCAGCGCGGCGGAGGCAGCGTCGCGCCGGGAGGAGCTCGGCCGGCTGCTCGATCGGCTGCGCGAGCGGCTCGGTCCGCGCGCTGTGCGTCGTCTCGACCCCTTCCCGAGCCACTGGCCGGAGCAGGCCGTGTGCGTGGCGGACCCCGCCTCGACGCCACGCCCGGCGCCGCAAGGCTGGGCCGCGAAGCCGCGCCCGGTCAGGCTCGCCCGCCGGCCGCGCCCCGTCGCTGCCGTGTCGCTCCTTCCCGAAGGCCCGCCCATTCGGCTCGGCGCCCGGCGCGTCGTCGCCGCGGAGGGGCCGGAGCGCCTCCTGCCCGCCTGGTGGAAGCCGGGGAAGCAGCCGGGCGCGCGCGACTACTGGCGCGTCGAGACGGAGGACGGCCGGCGCCTCTGGGTGTTCGCCGAGCGGGGCGAAGGCGCTCCCGCCTGGTTCCTCCACGGGTGGTTTGCGTGA
- the puuE gene encoding allantoinase PuuE produces MTNANPYDPRLGRYPRDMIGYAASPPDPAWPGGAKLALQIVLNYEEGGENSILHGDAASESYLTEVVGTAPWLGMRNISVESQYEYGSRAGFWRLHRLFTQRNIPITVYAVTMALARNPEAARAMVAAGWEVACHALRWIDHRDMPEAEERRQIAEAIRLHEVVTGSRPLGWYTGRLSANTKRLVSEAGGFLYLADSYADDLPYWEEIAPGRWELIVPYTLDNNDMRFGNPQGFSTGEEFSRYLIDAFDVLYAEGVAGAPKMMSVGLHCRLVGRPGRFAGLARFLDHVQAREGVWFCRRVDIARHWRARFPAPG; encoded by the coding sequence ATGACGAACGCCAACCCCTACGATCCGCGCCTCGGCCGCTACCCGCGCGACATGATCGGCTATGCGGCTTCCCCACCCGACCCGGCTTGGCCGGGCGGGGCGAAGCTCGCGCTGCAGATCGTGCTGAACTACGAGGAGGGAGGCGAGAACTCGATTCTCCACGGCGACGCGGCGTCGGAGTCGTACCTAACCGAGGTCGTCGGCACCGCGCCCTGGCTTGGGATGCGCAACATCTCGGTCGAGAGCCAGTACGAATACGGCTCCCGCGCGGGCTTCTGGCGCCTGCATCGTCTGTTCACGCAACGGAACATTCCGATCACCGTCTATGCCGTGACAATGGCGCTCGCCCGCAACCCGGAGGCCGCGCGGGCGATGGTCGCCGCCGGCTGGGAGGTCGCCTGCCACGCGCTGAGGTGGATCGACCACCGCGACATGCCGGAGGCGGAGGAGCGGCGGCAGATCGCGGAGGCGATCAGGCTGCACGAGGTCGTCACCGGCTCGCGCCCGCTCGGCTGGTACACCGGCCGGCTCAGCGCCAACACCAAGCGGCTCGTGTCGGAGGCGGGCGGGTTCCTCTACCTCGCCGACAGCTATGCCGACGACCTGCCCTATTGGGAGGAGATCGCGCCGGGGCGGTGGGAGCTCATCGTCCCCTACACGCTCGACAACAACGACATGCGCTTCGGCAACCCGCAAGGGTTCAGCACCGGCGAGGAGTTCTCGCGCTATCTGATCGACGCCTTCGACGTGCTCTATGCCGAAGGCGTGGCCGGCGCTCCGAAGATGATGAGCGTGGGCCTGCACTGCCGGCTTGTCGGCCGCCCCGGGCGCTTCGCGGGCCTCGCGCGCTTCCTCGACCACGTCCAGGCGAGAGAGGGCGTGTGGTTCTGCCGACGCGTCGACATCGCCCGGCACTGGCGCGCGCGGTTCCCGGCCCCGGGCTGA
- the uraH gene encoding hydroxyisourate hydrolase, which translates to MAEKRPGLTTHVLDTARGVPAAGMSVELWVIPSGGEPARVAATVLNADGRAPEPLLREETFVPGTYELRFFVGDYFRRLGLGADPPFLDVVPVRVTLAAGQGHYHVPLLASPWSYATYRGS; encoded by the coding sequence ATGGCGGAGAAGCGACCGGGCCTGACCACGCACGTGCTCGACACCGCCCGCGGCGTGCCCGCCGCCGGGATGTCGGTCGAGCTCTGGGTCATCCCAAGTGGGGGGGAGCCCGCTCGGGTGGCGGCCACGGTGCTCAACGCCGACGGGCGCGCGCCCGAGCCGCTTCTCCGGGAAGAGACGTTCGTTCCGGGCACTTACGAGCTGCGTTTCTTCGTCGGCGACTACTTCCGCCGGCTGGGCTTGGGCGCGGACCCGCCCTTCCTCGACGTCGTTCCCGTGCGCGTCACGCTCGCGGCGGGGCAGGGGCACTACCACGTGCCGCTGCTCGCAAGCCCCTGGAGCTACGCGACCTATCGGGGCTCCTGA
- the pdxY gene encoding pyridoxal kinase PdxY, with product MRILSIQSWVAHGHAGNAAALFPLQRLGIEVIAIHTVLFSNHTGYGDWGGRVFDAGLVAEVMEGVARRGVLAGTAALLTGYLGDAAIGEAVLGAHARLKAANPAALWACDPVIGDVGRGVFVRPGIAEFFRDACVPAADILTPNHFELDLLSGHESRTLADAKEAAAALMARGPKRLLVTSLVVEDTPADAVDVAAFRPGEAWRLRTPKLSITGRGTGDVLTALFLAHTLAGRPLAECLARSVSSLHGILRETIASGREEMALVAAQDELVCPSRLFIPEPI from the coding sequence ATGCGCATCCTCTCGATCCAGTCCTGGGTGGCACACGGCCATGCCGGCAACGCCGCCGCCCTGTTCCCGCTGCAGCGTCTCGGGATCGAGGTGATCGCGATCCACACCGTGCTGTTCTCGAACCACACCGGCTACGGCGACTGGGGCGGCCGTGTGTTCGACGCGGGGCTGGTGGCCGAGGTAATGGAAGGCGTGGCGCGCCGCGGCGTGCTCGCCGGCACGGCAGCGCTTCTGACCGGCTATCTCGGCGATGCGGCGATCGGCGAGGCGGTGCTCGGCGCGCACGCGCGGCTCAAGGCGGCGAACCCGGCGGCTCTGTGGGCCTGCGACCCGGTGATCGGCGATGTCGGGCGCGGCGTGTTCGTCCGCCCCGGGATCGCCGAGTTCTTCCGCGATGCCTGCGTTCCGGCGGCCGATATCCTCACGCCGAACCATTTCGAGCTCGATCTCCTGAGCGGGCACGAGAGCCGCACGCTTGCGGACGCGAAGGAGGCCGCCGCGGCGCTGATGGCGCGCGGGCCGAAGCGGCTGCTCGTCACGAGCCTCGTGGTCGAGGACACGCCGGCGGACGCCGTCGACGTCGCCGCCTTCCGCCCAGGCGAGGCTTGGCGCCTCCGCACGCCGAAACTGTCGATCACGGGCCGCGGCACGGGCGACGTGCTCACCGCCCTCTTCCTCGCCCACACCCTCGCGGGACGGCCGCTCGCCGAGTGTCTCGCCCGCTCCGTCTCCTCGCTCCATGGCATCCTGCGCGAGACGATCGCGTCCGGCCGCGAGGAGATGGCGCTCGTCGCCGCGCAGGACGAACTCGTCTGCCCGAGCCGCCTGTTCATCCCGGAGCCGATATGA
- a CDS encoding Crp/Fnr family transcriptional regulator: MQGETYLPMLDPPLGERLAAAGRRVAIPVGTVLFRPGEACDRWLLVLSGSVRVTRTDRAGRTLLLYRVGPGETCILTTTGLIEGVAYDAEAVAETAVEALAVPGEAFLRLLAEEPRFRRFAFAASARRIASLMALVEELAFDELGARLARRLLALAGTDGVVSATHERLAEDLATAREVVSRRLKAFKRSGFVRLARGRIAVTDRAGLAAAAAGASAEEGADAS; this comes from the coding sequence GTGCAGGGCGAGACCTACCTCCCGATGCTCGATCCGCCGCTCGGCGAGCGCCTCGCGGCCGCGGGCCGCCGCGTCGCCATCCCTGTAGGCACGGTCCTGTTCCGCCCCGGCGAGGCCTGCGATCGCTGGCTTCTCGTCCTCTCGGGCAGCGTGCGCGTCACCCGTACCGACCGGGCCGGGCGGACGCTCCTGCTCTATCGCGTCGGCCCCGGCGAGACCTGCATCCTCACGACCACCGGCCTGATCGAGGGGGTCGCCTACGATGCCGAGGCGGTGGCCGAGACGGCGGTCGAGGCGCTGGCGGTGCCGGGCGAGGCTTTCCTCCGCCTGCTCGCCGAGGAGCCGCGGTTCCGACGCTTCGCCTTCGCCGCCTCTGCGCGCCGGATCGCATCGCTGATGGCGCTCGTCGAGGAGCTCGCCTTCGACGAGCTCGGCGCCCGGCTCGCGCGCCGGCTGCTCGCCCTCGCCGGCACCGACGGGGTCGTCTCCGCGACGCATGAGCGGCTCGCCGAGGACCTCGCCACCGCACGCGAGGTGGTCAGCCGCCGGCTCAAGGCGTTCAAGCGTTCAGGCTTCGTCCGCCTCGCCCGTGGCCGGATCGCGGTGACCGACCGCGCCGGCCTCGCCGCGGCCGCGGCCGGGGCCTCGGCCGAGGAGGGAGCCGACGCTTCGTGA
- a CDS encoding ImuA family protein has protein sequence MTQPPDDRAALLAALREVLARHQAAPRAARVGLAQGIDEVLPGGGLARGAVHEVILSEPGSCTAFCGYLLGRAGGLAAWIAPPQADDLPWPPGLAALGLAPADLLLIDASGDDALWAAEQALRSPALAAVAAVLPRLDLTVARRLQLAAEAGGTLGLVLRPDEARSSAAGRAPTAARTRWRVSSLAGAGGAPHRLGASRWRLDLLLARGGRPGSWDVTWDNDRRTLIVEEKTGAARHG, from the coding sequence ATGACGCAGCCTCCGGACGATCGTGCCGCCCTGCTTGCGGCCCTGCGCGAGGTGCTCGCGCGGCATCAGGCGGCGCCGCGTGCGGCGCGTGTCGGCCTGGCGCAGGGAATCGACGAGGTGCTTCCAGGTGGCGGCCTAGCGCGCGGCGCGGTGCATGAAGTTATTCTTTCAGAACCAGGTTCTTGCACGGCTTTCTGCGGGTATCTGCTCGGCCGTGCCGGAGGCCTCGCGGCCTGGATCGCGCCGCCGCAGGCGGATGACCTTCCCTGGCCGCCTGGGCTTGCCGCGCTCGGCCTTGCCCCGGCCGATCTCCTCCTGATCGACGCATCGGGAGACGATGCCCTCTGGGCGGCAGAGCAGGCGCTGCGCTCGCCCGCTCTCGCCGCCGTCGCCGCGGTGCTGCCGCGTCTTGACCTCACCGTCGCCCGCAGGCTCCAGCTCGCGGCCGAGGCGGGCGGCACGCTTGGCCTCGTGCTTCGCCCCGACGAGGCGCGGTCCTCCGCGGCGGGGCGGGCGCCCACAGCGGCGCGCACGCGCTGGCGCGTCTCCTCCCTGGCGGGAGCGGGCGGGGCGCCGCACCGGCTCGGCGCATCGCGCTGGCGGCTCGATCTCCTCCTCGCGCGCGGCGGGCGCCCAGGGAGCTGGGATGTCACCTGGGACAACGATCGCAGGACATTGATCGTGGAAGAGAAGACTGGTGCAGCGCGCCATGGCTGA